A region from the Cuculus canorus isolate bCucCan1 chromosome 14, bCucCan1.pri, whole genome shotgun sequence genome encodes:
- the LOC104059792 gene encoding interleukin-9: MSVSMLSYILFSFLLLSVQAQKCSVHEIIRFTTRLLDKSSLSCPCRETAVSSCSCLPIPEPGHELPCFVEGTEHMLKNNISSKAIIERLNLTFQTQLDRKLCESLARGDQCQYKTKGDVEEFLNKILRTYRAINKPRA, from the exons ATGAGTGTCAGCATGCTGTCATACATACTCTTCTCTTttttgctgctctctgtgcaagcacagaaatgcagtgtCCATGAAATTATCCGCTTTACAACACGTCTGCTC GACAAAAGTTCTCTAAGCTGCCCATGTAGAGAGACAGCTGTCAGT tcatgTTCCTGTCTGCCCATTCCTGAA CCTGGCCACGAACTGCCATGCTTTGTGGAAGGAACCGAACACATGCTGAAAAACAACATATCTTCAAAAGCAATAATTGAAAGGCTTAACCTGACCTTTCAGACTCAACTGGACAGAAAACTCTGTGAA AGCCTGGCACGTGGGGATCAATGCCAGTACAAGACCAAGGGAGATGTGGAGGAATTTTTGAATAAAATCCTGAGAACCTATCGAGCAATCAATAAACCTAGAGCTTAA
- the SLC25A48 gene encoding solute carrier family 25 member 48 isoform X4, whose product MSFPLASVSVSSSVVFGVFSNTQRLLSQLRYGDPTRTPALVDMALASMVAGFVSVGICTPIDLVKIRLQMQTQPYTEANVTLKPTVPGLPVYRGPIHCFWTVLQKEGIVGIYRGVVATLLRDIPGYCLYFIPYTFFCGWITPDGCISPNPSSIWLAGGVAGAISWGTATPMDVVKSRLQADGVYLNKYKGTLDCILQSYQNEGLKCCCQEDLKVSYFPGPDQQCGAGEDSAALTEDSRHAPMASALSSATDLPPGGL is encoded by the exons ATGTCCTTCCCGCTGGCCAGCGTCTCTGTCTCCAGCTCTGTGGTGTTTGGTGTCTTCAGCAACACGCAACGGCTCCTCAGCCAGCTCCGCTATGGAGACCCAACTCGCACACCGGCGCTCGTCGATATGGCTCTGGCCAGCATGGTGGCAGGGTTCGTCTCTGTGGGTATTTGCACTCCCATCGACCTGGTAAAGATAAGGCTACAGATGCAAACACAGCCATACACTGAAG caaACGTTACACTAAAGCCCACAGTTCCTGGATTACCTGTGTACCGAGGCCCAATTCACTGCTTTTGGACAGTGCTACAGAAAGAGGGGATAGTGGGAATCTACCGAGGTGTAGTAGCAACGCTTCTGAGGGATATTCCTGGCTATTGCCTCTATTTCATCCCttacacatttttctgtggATGGATTACCCCTGATGGATGTAtttccccaaatccctcctccATCTGGCTGGCAGGGGGTGTAGCAG GCGCCATTTCCTGGGGGACTGCTACTCCAATGGATGTTGTGAAAAGTCGACTTCAGGCGGATGGAGTTTATTTAAACAAGTACAAAGGGACCCTAGACTGTATCTTGCAGAGCTACCAAAATGAGGGCTTAAAA TGTTGTTGCCAAGAAGACCTTAAAGTATCCTACTTTCCTGGGCCAGATCAGCAGTGTGGTGCTGGTGAGGACTCAGCTGCTCTGACTGAAGACTCCCGTCACGCACCTATGGCATCTGCATTATCTTCTGCCACAGACTTACCCCCTGGAGGACTTTGA
- the SLC25A48 gene encoding solute carrier family 25 member 48 isoform X1, which produces MDSFQLQDFVAGWVGGAASVVVGHPLDTIKTRLQAGQGYGNTLNCVLTMYRNESVAGFFKGMSFPLASVSVSSSVVFGVFSNTQRLLSQLRYGDPTRTPALVDMALASMVAGFVSVGICTPIDLVKIRLQMQTQPYTEANVTLKPTVPGLPVYRGPIHCFWTVLQKEGIVGIYRGVVATLLRDIPGYCLYFIPYTFFCGWITPDGCISPNPSSIWLAGGVAGAISWGTATPMDVVKSRLQADGVYLNKYKGTLDCILQSYQNEGLKCCCQEDLKVSYFPGPDQQCGAGEDSAALTEDSRHAPMASALSSATDLPPGGL; this is translated from the exons ATGGACAGCTTCCAGCTGCAGGACTTCGTGGCCGGCTGGGTGGGAG gagctgccagcGTGGTTGTGGGCCACCCCCTGGACACGATCAAG ACTCGTTTGCAAGCTGGACAAGGATATGGAAATACACTCAACTGTGTTCTCACCATGTACAGAAATGAGTCT GTGGCTGGCTTCTTCAAAGGCATGTCCTTCCCGCTGGCCAGCGTCTCTGTCTCCAGCTCTGTGGTGTTTGGTGTCTTCAGCAACACGCAACGGCTCCTCAGCCAGCTCCGCTATGGAGACCCAACTCGCACACCGGCGCTCGTCGATATGGCTCTGGCCAGCATGGTGGCAGGGTTCGTCTCTGTGGGTATTTGCACTCCCATCGACCTGGTAAAGATAAGGCTACAGATGCAAACACAGCCATACACTGAAG caaACGTTACACTAAAGCCCACAGTTCCTGGATTACCTGTGTACCGAGGCCCAATTCACTGCTTTTGGACAGTGCTACAGAAAGAGGGGATAGTGGGAATCTACCGAGGTGTAGTAGCAACGCTTCTGAGGGATATTCCTGGCTATTGCCTCTATTTCATCCCttacacatttttctgtggATGGATTACCCCTGATGGATGTAtttccccaaatccctcctccATCTGGCTGGCAGGGGGTGTAGCAG GCGCCATTTCCTGGGGGACTGCTACTCCAATGGATGTTGTGAAAAGTCGACTTCAGGCGGATGGAGTTTATTTAAACAAGTACAAAGGGACCCTAGACTGTATCTTGCAGAGCTACCAAAATGAGGGCTTAAAA TGTTGTTGCCAAGAAGACCTTAAAGTATCCTACTTTCCTGGGCCAGATCAGCAGTGTGGTGCTGGTGAGGACTCAGCTGCTCTGACTGAAGACTCCCGTCACGCACCTATGGCATCTGCATTATCTTCTGCCACAGACTTACCCCCTGGAGGACTTTGA
- the SLC25A48 gene encoding solute carrier family 25 member 48 isoform X2 produces the protein MDSFQLQDFVAGWVGGAASVVVGHPLDTIKTRLQAGQGYGNTLNCVLTMYRNESVAGFFKGMSFPLASVSVSSSVVFGVFSNTQRLLSQLRYGDPTRTPALVDMALASMVAGFVSVGICTPIDLVKIRLQMQTQPYTEANVTLKPTVPGLPVYRGPIHCFWTVLQKEGIVGIYRGVVATLLRDIPGYCLYFIPYTFFCGWITPDGCISPNPSSIWLAGGVAGAISWGTATPMDVVKSRLQADGVYLNKYKGTLDCILQSYQNEGLKVFFRGITINAVRGFPMSSAMFLGYELSLKAMKRDQTEIKP, from the exons ATGGACAGCTTCCAGCTGCAGGACTTCGTGGCCGGCTGGGTGGGAG gagctgccagcGTGGTTGTGGGCCACCCCCTGGACACGATCAAG ACTCGTTTGCAAGCTGGACAAGGATATGGAAATACACTCAACTGTGTTCTCACCATGTACAGAAATGAGTCT GTGGCTGGCTTCTTCAAAGGCATGTCCTTCCCGCTGGCCAGCGTCTCTGTCTCCAGCTCTGTGGTGTTTGGTGTCTTCAGCAACACGCAACGGCTCCTCAGCCAGCTCCGCTATGGAGACCCAACTCGCACACCGGCGCTCGTCGATATGGCTCTGGCCAGCATGGTGGCAGGGTTCGTCTCTGTGGGTATTTGCACTCCCATCGACCTGGTAAAGATAAGGCTACAGATGCAAACACAGCCATACACTGAAG caaACGTTACACTAAAGCCCACAGTTCCTGGATTACCTGTGTACCGAGGCCCAATTCACTGCTTTTGGACAGTGCTACAGAAAGAGGGGATAGTGGGAATCTACCGAGGTGTAGTAGCAACGCTTCTGAGGGATATTCCTGGCTATTGCCTCTATTTCATCCCttacacatttttctgtggATGGATTACCCCTGATGGATGTAtttccccaaatccctcctccATCTGGCTGGCAGGGGGTGTAGCAG GCGCCATTTCCTGGGGGACTGCTACTCCAATGGATGTTGTGAAAAGTCGACTTCAGGCGGATGGAGTTTATTTAAACAAGTACAAAGGGACCCTAGACTGTATCTTGCAGAGCTACCAAAATGAGGGCTTAAAA GTCTTTTTTAGGGGCATCACGATCAATGCAGTGCGAGGATTCCCAATGAGTTCAGCCATGTTTCTTGGCTATGAACTTTCCctcaaagcaatgaaaagagACCAAACTGAGATCAAACCTTAA
- the SLC25A48 gene encoding solute carrier family 25 member 48 isoform X3 — MYRNESVAGFFKGMSFPLASVSVSSSVVFGVFSNTQRLLSQLRYGDPTRTPALVDMALASMVAGFVSVGICTPIDLVKIRLQMQTQPYTEANVTLKPTVPGLPVYRGPIHCFWTVLQKEGIVGIYRGVVATLLRDIPGYCLYFIPYTFFCGWITPDGCISPNPSSIWLAGGVAGAISWGTATPMDVVKSRLQADGVYLNKYKGTLDCILQSYQNEGLKCCCQEDLKVSYFPGPDQQCGAGEDSAALTEDSRHAPMASALSSATDLPPGGL; from the exons ATGTACAGAAATGAGTCT GTGGCTGGCTTCTTCAAAGGCATGTCCTTCCCGCTGGCCAGCGTCTCTGTCTCCAGCTCTGTGGTGTTTGGTGTCTTCAGCAACACGCAACGGCTCCTCAGCCAGCTCCGCTATGGAGACCCAACTCGCACACCGGCGCTCGTCGATATGGCTCTGGCCAGCATGGTGGCAGGGTTCGTCTCTGTGGGTATTTGCACTCCCATCGACCTGGTAAAGATAAGGCTACAGATGCAAACACAGCCATACACTGAAG caaACGTTACACTAAAGCCCACAGTTCCTGGATTACCTGTGTACCGAGGCCCAATTCACTGCTTTTGGACAGTGCTACAGAAAGAGGGGATAGTGGGAATCTACCGAGGTGTAGTAGCAACGCTTCTGAGGGATATTCCTGGCTATTGCCTCTATTTCATCCCttacacatttttctgtggATGGATTACCCCTGATGGATGTAtttccccaaatccctcctccATCTGGCTGGCAGGGGGTGTAGCAG GCGCCATTTCCTGGGGGACTGCTACTCCAATGGATGTTGTGAAAAGTCGACTTCAGGCGGATGGAGTTTATTTAAACAAGTACAAAGGGACCCTAGACTGTATCTTGCAGAGCTACCAAAATGAGGGCTTAAAA TGTTGTTGCCAAGAAGACCTTAAAGTATCCTACTTTCCTGGGCCAGATCAGCAGTGTGGTGCTGGTGAGGACTCAGCTGCTCTGACTGAAGACTCCCGTCACGCACCTATGGCATCTGCATTATCTTCTGCCACAGACTTACCCCCTGGAGGACTTTGA